A genomic window from Engraulis encrasicolus isolate BLACKSEA-1 chromosome 14, IST_EnEncr_1.0, whole genome shotgun sequence includes:
- the LOC134462592 gene encoding cytochrome c1, heme protein, mitochondrial, which translates to MAALRVVVTTGSGRILLNAAKCSHSQKAQMSFASLPRGRKVALTTLGILTTGGAGLALALQQSVKASDLELHPPNYPWSHSGMVSALDHASIRRGYQVYKQVCSACHSMEYLAFRNLVGVSHTEAEVKVIAEEIEVVDGPDDSGEMFTRPGKLSDYFPKPYPNPEAARVANNGALPPDLSYIVNARHGGEDYVFSLLTGYCDPPAGVAVREGLYYNPYFPGQAIGMAPPIYNEVLEYEDGTPATMSQVAKDVCTFLRWAAEPEHDQRKRMGLKLLMGSAILIPLVYYMKRHRWSVLKSRKIAYRPPK; encoded by the exons GCTCAGATGTCGTTCGCCAGCTTACCAAGGGGAAGGAAAGTGGCCCTGACCACTCTCGGGATTCTGACAACGGGAGGTGCGGGCTTGGCTCTGGCCCTCCAGCAGTCTGTGAAGGCTTCTGACCTTGAGCTCCACCCCCCCAACTATCCATGGAGCCACAGTGGGATGGTGTCGGCCCTGGACCATGCCAG TATTCGCCGTGGGTATCAAGTGTACAAGCAGGTGTGTTCAGCGTGTCACAGTATGGAGTACCTGGCCTTCCGTAACTTGGTGGGAGTCTCGCACACGGAGGCTGAGGTCAAAGTAATAGCAGAAGAG ATTGAGGTAGTAGACGGTCCTGATGATTCTGGCGAGATGTTCACACGGCCCGGAAAGCTGTCTGATTATTTCCCCAAGCCCTACCCCAACCCGGAGGCTGCGCGAGTGGCCAACAACGGAGCCCTGCCGCCTGACCTCAGCTACATTgttaacgccag GCACGGAGGAGAGGACTACGTGTTCTCCCTGCTGACGGGCTACTGCGACCCCCCGGCTGGCGTGGCGGTCAGGGAGGGGCTCTACTACAACCCCTACTTCCCAGGACAGGCCATTGGCATGGCCCCGCCCATCTACAACGAGGTGCTGGAGTACGAGGACG GAACCCCTGCCACCATGAGCCAGGTGGCCAAGGACGTGTGCACCTTCCTGCGATGGGCCGCCGAGCCAGAGCACGATCAGCGCAAACGCATGGGTCTCAAG CTGCTGATGGGCTCTGCCATCCTGATCCCCCTGGTGTACTACATGAAGAGGCACAGGTGGTCTGTGTTGAAGAGCAGGAAGATCGCCTACCGGCCCCCCAAATAA